TAAATGGATATGAAATCTTTGTGTATAATTCTATTATTTCTTTTTTAAATTCAAGCCCGCTGTTTTTCATTTTGCGGACATAATCCCTGAGGTTGTAAAAAGACATTTCCATAGGGTCTTTCTGTTTTCTGACGAAATCCGCCGGTGTTTCCGTTATGGATACTTTTTGCAGTTTAAAAGATTTCGCCCTTTCCCGCCCGTCGAATGTCCTTAAAAAACCGTTTTCCAGTATCCAGTGTTTCCCGAGCCATTTTGCGGAAAGCGCGTCATAACGTTTTATCAGCCCGTAGTTTTTGTCAAATTCGTATATAGTAAGCCCGTTAATTACACCGCGGTCAGGGTCTATTAATTTAATAAAATACATTTTTCCTGATTCATCGTAGTATGAAACATTTTGCTTTATTTCATTTATTATATAAGTTCTTTTATAGATTTTCTGGTTTTTTATTTCTTTGAAATTAGCGTTGGAAACAGGGACTATTGTTTCATTAAAGATAAGCGCGCCGGCACTTAGCAGTAAACTGAAAAACAGGATAGGTGAAATTGCGCGGATGGTGCTTATGCCGCTTACTTTGAATATTACAAGTTCGTTTTGCCGGCTTAGCCTGGAAAATGCAAGCTGTACGGCTATCAGGCAGATAATCGGCAGTATTTCAATAATAATTTTAGGCAGTTCATAAATAAAGAAACTCACGGCAATTTTAAAAGGGACTTTATTGTCTATCAAAATATCGATATTTTCAAAAAGCTCAGCGGTCAGGTAAATAAGCACTCCTGCCAGGAAGGTATAACATAACGGTTTAAGATATTCACGTATTAAATAGCGGTCAATGGTTTTCATAATGCGTTTACCCCATTAGAGAAAGCCACCGATTTCAATCGGTGGTTAACCGATTCCGAGCTGACGGTGGTAAATGCCACCGTCAGCTTATACCCGTTAGAGGCTGAAAGTCTCTAACGGGGTTTACTTTTTCAGGAATTCAAATGGATTTTTCTCATATATTGTAATAAAAAATAAAATAACAGCGATTATTCCTATAATTATATTGGCCGACCACATGGCTAAAAACGGGCTGATTTTTTCCCTGTCGCCAAGGGTCTCACCGCCGATTAAAAAAAGGTAATATATAAAGCTTAAAAAAATACTTGTAAAAATTCCAATCGCGCGCCCGCTTTTTTTTG
This portion of the bacterium genome encodes:
- the lptG gene encoding LPS export ABC transporter permease LptG yields the protein MKTIDRYLIREYLKPLCYTFLAGVLIYLTAELFENIDILIDNKVPFKIAVSFFIYELPKIIIEILPIICLIAVQLAFSRLSRQNELVIFKVSGISTIRAISPILFFSLLLSAGALIFNETIVPVSNANFKEIKNQKIYKRTYIINEIKQNVSYYDESGKMYFIKLIDPDRGVINGLTIYEFDKNYGLIKRYDALSAKWLGKHWILENGFLRTFDGRERAKSFKLQKVSITETPADFVRKQKDPMEMSFYNLRDYVRKMKNSGLEFKKEIIELYTKISYPFTCFFIVLLGIPFALKTGRKGTFILSVGLSLLFGFIYWGIIALFKALGRSDVLSPMLSAWGANILFGLLSLIMLKWTDK